The following are from one region of the Apostichopus japonicus isolate 1M-3 chromosome 17, ASM3797524v1, whole genome shotgun sequence genome:
- the LOC139954794 gene encoding uncharacterized protein: MSGRKQDAIWHHFKKIPSNTMTGCRAKCNNCGHELQGLVKRMKIHYNKCSGKEDEGGASTSTPAHGDTTGAGPSVPSSAASTSAADVPSAPRPSKRPSPSGTPRKKAVLDSFVVRTSATQKAELDEQVAKMVYATNSAFRLVDHPEFVKMVEMLRPGYKPPSRQDVADEHLPQVYEKEVRKCSDILRGSTVCLGLDGWSNVHNEPIICATAMTESGQVYLVDTIDTSGEPHTADYLVDVAKAAIEKAQSEFDCQVGSIVTDNAANVAAMRKMEEDEESDLVTYGCSAHMLNLLAHDVEVPNVKEQVVHVVKYFRNNHFASAMYRQEGGNCLIMPQDVRWNTMSDCLDAYIKNWSKLLKICEEHRDRIDPTVKTKVSNMVLKRSAEELLGRLRPIAIALDRMQRDTTMLAESVDVWKELRDQLGLLDNREVTRKFERRYEQAMTPAHLLANLLHPTHRGARLTDDERDAALDYASRRWPSIMPMIVKFQAQSRPFQPCKFTDDVTHAVSPGEWWCSHEGIKEENIMVVKKLLSAVAASSGVERVFSSYGLVHSKLRNRLGTHKAAKLVFLFKALNMK; encoded by the exons ATGTCTGGTAGGAAACAGGATGCCATTTGGCATCATTTCAAGAAAATACCATCCAATACCATGACTGGGTGCCGTGCGAAGTGTAACAACTGTGGGCATGAATTGCAAGGTCTTGTGAAGAGGATGAAAATTCACTACAACAAGTGCTCAGGGAAGGAAGATGAAGGTGGTGCAAGTACTTCAACGCCTGCTCATGGGGATACAACTGGAGCTG GACCATCTGTACCCAGCAGTGCTGCATCCACGTCTGCTGCTGATGTACCATCGGCACCTCGACCCAGTAAACGACCCAGTCCCTCAGGAACTCCTCGAAAGAAGGCAGTGCTGGATAGCTTCGTAGTCAGAACCTCAGCAACGCAGAAAGCAGAGCTTGATGAGCAAGTCGCGAAGATGGTCTACGCAACTAACTCTGCATTCCGCCTAGTGGACCATCCCGAGTTCGTGAAGATGGTAGAAATGCTGCGGCCGGGTTATAAACCTCCCTCTAGACAGGATGTGGCGGACGAACACTTACCACAGGTGTACGAGAAGGAAGTGAGGAAGTGTTCAGATATCTTGAGAGGGAGCACTGTGTGTCTAGGACTGGATGGCTGGTCGAATGTCCACAACGAACCCATAATTTGTGCGACTGCAATGACAGAGAGTGGTCAAGTTTATCTGGTGGATACCATCGATACCTCAGGAGAGCCCCACACTGCTGACTATCTTGTAGATGTTGCGAAGGCCGCGATAGAGAAGGCCCAGAGTGAGTTCGACTGCCAGGTTGGGAGCATAGTGACGGACAATGCAGCGAATGTAGCCGCAATGAGGAAGATGGAAGAAGATGAGGAATCTGACCTGGTGACCTACGGCTGCTCTGCGCACATGTTGAATCTCCTTGCCCATGACGTGGAAGTGCCAAATGTGAAGGAACAAGTTGTGCATGTGGTGAAGTATTTCAGGAACAATCACTTCGCGTCTGCCATGTACCGACAGGAGGGAGGAAACTGCCTGATCATGCCACAGGATGTTCGATGGAACACCATGTCGGATTGCTTGGATGCGTACATCAAAAACTGGTCAAAACTGCTCAAGATCTGTGAAGAACACAGGGACAGAATAGATCCTACAGTGAAGACCAAGGTATCAAACATGGTACTGAAGAGATCAGCTGAGGAGCTGCTTGGCAGACTTCGTCCGATTGCTATTGCACTGGACAGGATGCAGCGGGATACCACCATGCTAGCAGAGTCGGTCGATGTGTGGAAGGAACTCCGGGACCAGCTGGGGTTGCTGGATAACAGAGAGGTAACTCGGAAGTTCGAACGCAGGTACGAGCAGGCTATGACACCCGCCCATCTGTTGGCCAATCTACTTCACCCAACACACCGAGGAGCACGGCTCACTGACGATGAGAGGGATGCAGCACTGGACTACGCAAGTCGGAGGTGGCCCTCCATCATGCCAATGATCGTGAAATTCCAGGCACAGTCACGTCCCTTCCAGCCGTGCAAGTTCACGGATGACGTAACCCATGCAGTCAGCCCTGGAGAATGGTGGTGTTCTCATGAAGGGatcaaagaagaaaacatcatGGTAGTCAAGAAGCTACTGTCCGCCGTTGCTGCTTCCTCAGGCGTGGAGCGAGTCTTCAGCTCGTATGGACTGGTGCATTCAAAGCTCAGAAATAGACTCGGTACCCACAAGGCTGCCAAACTTGTCTTCCTGTTCAAAGCATTGAACATGAAGTGA